Proteins from one Monodelphis domestica isolate mMonDom1 chromosome 6, mMonDom1.pri, whole genome shotgun sequence genomic window:
- the LOC100024108 gene encoding olfactory receptor 1044-like, which translates to MAAINFTRVTEFILLGITEKTELKMPLFVIFLFIYVFTVVGNLGLITVIRMDSRLKTPMYFFLSHLAFVDFCYSSSITPKMLGNFLYEKNIISFYACATQLGCFINFMNAECLLLASMAYDRYVAICNPLLYMVLMPPKVCIQLVAAPYIYSFVVALYHVILTFRLSFCGSNIINHFYCDDMPLLRLSCSDTHFKQIWIFACAGIMLIASFLVVFVSYMYIISAILKIKSAEGRRKAFSTCGSHMVAVTIFYGTLIFMYLQPSSNHSLDTDKMASVFYTVIIPMLNPLIYSLRNTEVKDALKKALSNSNYVLILIQSKK; encoded by the coding sequence ATGGCTGCAATTAATTTCACTAGGGTGACTGAGTTCATTCTCTTGGGGATCACTGAGAAGACGGAACTGAAGATGCCTCTCTTTGTGATATTCTTGTTCATCTATGTGTTCACAGTGGTGGGCAATCTGGGTCTCATCACAGTCATCAGAATGGACTCACGACTAAAAACTCCAATGTATTTCTTCTTAAGTCACCTGGCATTTGTAGATTTCTGTTATTCTTCTTCAATTACACCTAAAATGTTGGGGaattttttatatgaaaaaaatataatctcTTTCTATGCATGTGCTACTCAACTAGGTTGTTTTATTAACTTCATGAATGCAGAATGCTTGCTTCTAGCTTCCATGGCCTATGATAGATATGTGGCTATTTGTAACCCTTTACTTTATATGGTTTTGATGCCCCCTAAAGTCTGTATTCAGCTTGTAGCTGCTCCCTACATCTACAGTTTTGTGGTAGCACTCTACCATGTTATCCTTACCTTCCGCCTATCTTTCTGTGGCTCTAACATCATCAACCATTTCTATTGTGATGATATGCCCCTCTTGAGACTGTCCTGCTCTGACACACATTTCAAACAAATATGGATTTTTGCTTGTGCAGGAATCATGCTTATTGCTTCCTTTTTGGTTGTCTTTGTTTCCTACATGTATATTATCTCTGCAATTCTAAAGATAAAATCGGCCGAAGGTAGGCGTAAAGCCTTCTCTACCTGTGGCTCACACATGGTGGCTGTCACTATTTTCTATGGAACCCTGATCTTTATGTACTTACAGCCAAGCTCAAACCATTCCCTTGATACAGATAAGATGGCCTCTGTCTTTTACACAGTGATCATCCCCATGTTGAATCCTTTGATCTACAGTCTAAGAAACACAGAGGTGAAGGATGCCTTGAAGAAGGCCTTAAGCAATAGCAATTATGTCCTCATTTTAATTCAGTCAAAAAAGTGa